DNA sequence from the Vicinamibacterales bacterium genome:
CTGCTGCTGGACGAGCCGTCGGCGTCGCTCGATCCGGAGTCGGAACAGTTGATCTTCGAAGGCCTGTCCACGCTGATGGCGGGCCGCACCTCGATCACGATCGCGCACCGCCTGGCCACGGTGCGCCACGCCGACGTGATCTTCGTGCTCGATCACGGCGTGATTGCCGAGCAGGGCACGCACCGCGAGTTGCTCGCCAAGGGCGGCTTGTACGCGCGCCTGTATCGCATCCAGTTTCAGCCCGAAGACCCGGACCGCCCGCTGGCGGTCCCGGAAGCCGCGGCGGTACCAGGGACAGCCGGCGCGGCATGAACGCCGAAAGGAAGACCGACCGTGAAGACTCACCGATTCGCCGCCGTGGTCATGGGCCTCACCGCCTGCGTCCTCTCGGCCGTGGCCGTTGCGGCGGAGATGGAACCACGCACGCTGCGGGCCTACGAGGCCTACGTCGCCTCAGTGCGGCAGGCGTTTCTTGGTGACGGCCCAGGTCCCGCCGGCGACGATCAGACCGGGCACATCACCAGGGTGCCGGGCGGCCTGGTGCATCACTGGCGCGGCGCCACCTTCATTCCCGGCGTGACCCTCGACGACGTGCTCGCCGTCGCCCAGGACTACGACCGTTACGCCGCGATCCACACGCCGGTGCTCGAATCACGATTACTCGCGCGCGAGGGAAACACGTTTCGCGTGTTTGCCAGGATGAAGGAGGGCGGCGGCATGGTGACCGCGGTGCTCGACGTCTGGTCGGTGGTCACCTACGTCCGCGGCGCCGGCGAGGTCCGCGCGCTTGGTGAAGCCAGGACGATTCGGCAGCTCGCGGACGGGGACTGGCGCCGGCCGCGCTATCTGCCGCCCGGGGAGAACAGTGGCTACCTGTGGGCGGCGAACACGTTCACCAGGTTCATGGAGCGCGACGGCGGCGTGCGGGTGGAACTGGACACGCTCGGGTTGAGCCGCAGGTTCCCGAAGTTACTGGGCTGGATCATCGAGCCGATCGTCAGGCGCATTGGCCTCAGCAGCGCCGAGCGCACACTTGCGGAGTTCAGCGCCGCCGTCAGCCAGGCGCGGCCCACAGACAAATGATTGCAGGCCCGAACGGATCGCGACGATAGAATCCTGCGGATGAGGCCGGGTTCGGTGCGTGTCTTGATCTGCGTAATCTGCGTAATCTGCGCCCCTGGTGAATTCATCAGCGGCCCTGGCGTGGCATGGGCGCAATCTGCGTTCGATATCAAGACCATCGATCCCGACACCTTTCGCGCCATCGCGTTCAAGCTGGCCGACGGCCAGCAGCCGAAAATTGACGGCAAGCTGACCGACGAAGCCTGGGCACTGGCGCCGGTGCAGGGCAACTTCGTGCAGCGCGAGCCCGACTACGGGCAGGCCTCGTCCGAGAAGACCGAATTCCGCGTGCTCTACGACGACAAGACGCTGTACTTCGGCGTCTGGGTCTGGGACGACGACCCGGCCGGCATCATGGCCAGCGAAATGAAGCGCGATGCCGGGCTGAACAAGGGCGATCAGATCAAGATCACCATCGACACCTTCCACGATCACCGCAACGCCTTCTACTTCAGCACCAACCCGCTCGGCGCCTACAAGGACGCCAACACCGTCGAAAACGGCCGCACCATCAACTACGACTGGAACGCGGTGTGGGACAACAAGACGACGGTGGATGACAAGGGGTGGTACATCGAGATTGCCATCCCGCTCAGCCAGCTGCGCTTCCGCACCACGATCGGCGAATCGCTGTGGGGCATCAACCTGTGCCGCATCCTCTTCCGCAAGAACGAGGAGTCGTATTGGGTGCCGTTTCCGCGCGAGTGGGGGGCGTCGGGATTCGCGCGCGTCTCGAACGCCGGCCTGTTGAGCGGGTTGAAGAATCTGAAGTCGCGCCGGCGCGTGGAGTTCGTGCCGTTCGTGTTGCCGACCGCGTCGCGCGACTACCTGTCGCACGCCGAGGGCAAGGCCCTTCGACATGGCTCAGGGCAAGCCGACGCGAAGTACGGCGGCGATTTCAAGATTGGCCTCACCAACGACCTGATCGCCGACTTCACCTACCACACCGACTTCGCCCAGGTCGAAGCCGACCAGGAGGTGGTGAACCTCACCCGCTTCAGCCTGTTCTTCCCCGAGAAGCGGCAGTTCTTCACCGAGAGCGCCGGCATCTTCGACTTCGGCAAGGCCGTGGCGGGACTGGGTGGGGAGTCGGCGGCCAACGATCCCGGGTTGCTCGCGCTGTTCTATAGCCGGCGTATCGGCCTGGTCGATGGCCAGCAGATTCCCCTCATCGGCGGCGGCCGCGTCACCGGGCGGATTGGCCAGTTCGCGGTGGGCGTGCTGAACATCGAGAGCGAGGAAGAGACGCTCAACACCCGCCAGATTGCGAATGCCAACTACACCGCCGTGCGCGTGAAGCGCAACGTGCTGGCCAAGTCGAGCATCGGCGCGCTGGTGCTCAACAGCGCCAACGGCATCTCGGACTACAACCGCGCGATTGGCCTCGATGCGGGCCTCGTGCTCGGCCGCTACGTCACCCTCACCAGCCTGTTCGCGAAAACGTTCTCTCCGGGGGTGGTGTCCGGCTCCGATGTGGCGTCCGGCTTCAGCCGGACCTCGGCAGGCGTCGTCGATTTCCTCTGGAAGCACGACAAGTTCAGCTACGGTGCGCAGTACCAGGACATCGGCGCGCAGTTCAACGCCGAGATGGGCTACATCCCGCGCCTGGACATCCGCGCTGGAAAGGTGAGGGGCGGTTGGACCCCGCGGCCCCGGTGGAGGGGCGTGCGGCAGCTGATGTTCAACGGCACCACCGACTACTACGAGAACCACGGCGGCCGCGTCGATTCGCGGACCTCCGAATTCGAGGCGCACATGCAGCGGCAGGACACGTCGAGTGCGCGGGTCTCGGTGACGCGCGAGTACGACAACCTGAGCGCGTCATTCACGACCGCCGGCACCACCTTGCCGGTGGGCGCCTACTCATGGACGACGGCGACCGCCAGTTACTCGTCGAACCGGACCAGGCGCGTGTTCGGCACCGTGGGGGGCGATGCGGGTGGCTACTACAACGGCGACCGCCAGGCCATTCGCGCCAACCTGACCATCCAGGTGGGCAAGACGCTGCTGTTCGAGCCCAACTACACGCACAACCGGGTGCAGCTCCCCGGCCGCGCCGACTACTCGAGCAACGTCCTCAACTTCCGCGTCAGCCACTCGTTCTCGCCGGACTTCTACCTCAAGAGCTTCGTCCAGTACAACGACGACCGCAAGACGGCGAGCTTCAACTTCCTGTGGTGGTATCACTACAAGCCGGGCAGCGACCTCTACGTGGTCTACAACCAGGGCTGGGATATCGATGTGCCGCTGACCTCGAGACAGGTTCCCGACGCCTCGTCGCGCGTCCGCAGCCGCTCGCTCGCGGTGAAGATGACGTACTGGCTGGCGAGGTAAACGCCAAGCGACAGGAGTTCAGGAGAACAGAAGAATATTGTTACTCCTGACCTTCTGTTTAAGGCTTCACTTGACGGTCTCCCGTCTGTGTCGCATCACTTCAATCACCATCGGCAACATCGAGACCAGCACGATGCCGATGGCGACCAGCGAGAAGTTCTCCTTGATCACCGGGACGTTGCCGAACGCGTAGCCGGCGCCGACGCAGACCGCGGTCCACAGCAGCCCGCCGACGACGTTGTAGAAGACGAACGTGGAGGCGTTCATGGCGGCCGCGCCGGCGACGAAGGGCACGAACGTGCGGATGATGGGCGCGAAGCGGCTCGAGACCACGGCGATGCCGCCGTGCTTTTCGAAGAACTGGTGGGCCTTGTCGAGGTGTTGTCGATTGAGCAGCTTGTGCAGCAGGCCCTGCGTGTCGGTGGCGCCGAACACCCGCGGTCCAATCACCCGGCCAATGGCGTAGTTGACGGTGTTGCCGAGGATGGCGGCCACTGCAATCAGGACGAACACCAGCGTGATGTCCATGGCGCCGGCGGCGGCCAGCGCCCCGGCCGCAAACAGCAGCGAGTCGCCGGGAAGAAAGGGTGTGACGACGAGGCCGGTCTCCGCGAAGATCACCGTGAACAAACCCGCGTAGACCCAGATGCCGTACTGCGCGACGAATTCCGCCAGGTGAACGTCGAGGTGAAGAAACAAATCGATCAGGTATTCCATGTGTGTATATAGAGTAGTTCAAACGGCCGCGGTGCCTGGCTGCCACGGTGTTGCTAAGAGGCAACGAATGAAACGGCTATTGATTGCTCTGTGTCTCTGTGTCTCTGTGGCCGCTGTGTGGGCACAGGACGGTCCGCCGAAGGATCCGAATGCCACCCGCACGGCGGACCTGGTGGAGCTGGTGAAGCTCGATCCTACGATCAAGCTCGACATCCGCTACGCCGGCACCAACAACTTTCTCGGCAAGCCGGTCTACCAGGAGGCGCGCGCCTTCCTGCAGCGGCCCGCCGCGGAGGCGCTGCTGGCCGCGCACAAGGACCTCGCGAAAGACGGTTACGGCCTGCTGATCCACGACGGCTACCGGCCGTGGGCCATCACCAAGTTGTTCTGGGACATGACCAGCGGCTTTCAGCGTGAGTTCGTCGCCAACCCCAAGACCGGGTCAAAGCACAATCGCGGCTGCGCGGTTGACCTGAGCATGTACGACCTGGCGACGGGGCAGGTGGTGGAGATGCCGGGCGGCTACGACGAGATGACGCCGCGGTCGTATCCCGACTACACCGGCGGCCCGCCGGAGGCGCGCGCCAGGCGCGACCGTCTCCGCCAGGCGATGGAGCGTCACGGGTTCACCGTGGAGCCCAACGAGTGGTGGCATTTCAACTACAAGGATTGGACGCAGTACCCAATCCTCGACATCGCCTTCAGCGCGATTCGGTAGCGCCCCAGAGGTGCTTCGTGAACCAGTCGAGATTCTGCCGCATGGCGCGTGAACGCGCTGTTTCTGGAAGAACAGCAGAGCTGGCATCCTGGTGTGGGGCGGTGGCTTGACAGGTAATCCCGCAGGAGCCACAGTCATTAATTGAGGCTCCCCAGCCACGCGCGCCGACGAGGGATGCGGGGTCCACAGTGGTCGTTCAATTCAAGGAGCTCAGATGCGTAATGTGATTTCGATGGTTGCGGGCGCCGCGTTCGTGGCCGCCCTGGCGATTCCGGCGTTTGCCGCCGACATGACCGTGAAGGGTGAAGTGGTCGATATTGCGTGCGCGACCTCGAAGAAGGAAGCCGGCAAGGGCGCGGCCCACGCCAGCTGCGCGATGTCGTGCGCCAAGAGTGGCCAGCCGGTGGGCATTCTCACCGCCGACGCCATCTACACGGTGACCGGCGACTACATCGCCAACAAGAACGCCAAGATGCTCGACTTCGTCGCCAAGACCGTCATCGTGACCGGCGAAGTGACCGAGAAGGACGGCGTCAAGTCGATCAACGTCAAGTCGATCAAGCTCGCGAACTAGACAACATCCGATCCGGCGTCCGCCTTGATGCGGCTACCGCTTCACGAGTTCGACGCGACGGTTCTTCGCCCGTCCTTCCTCTGAGTCGTTCGAGGCCACGGGCGCATAGGGACCATCGCCATAGGCCTTGAGGCGCGCAGCCTCGATACCGGGCGTGCGAACGATCGCCTGCACGACCGACTGGGCGCGGTCCTGGGAGAGCTTGATGTTCCCCTCCAGGGCGCCCACGTTGTCGGTGTGGCCGACGACGTAGAGATTCAAGCTCGCGTCGGCCTTCAGGAGCTTCGCCACCTCCGCAATCGCCGGCGCCGATTCGGGCTTGAGTTCGGACTTGCCGGTCTCGAAGTAGATTCCCTCGACCGCGATGTGGCCCGTCGTCCTGAGGCCGCTGGCGAACGCACCGGCGTTGGCGACGATGTCCTGGACCATCCCCGCCTTCTCCACGATGGTCAGGATGTACTGGCCCGTGAAATCGGCCCATACTTCGATCCACAGCTCCCTGCCGTCCTTGGTGAGCTTCAGGGTTTCTTTGCTCGAATCGGTCGCAACGACGGTCCCCCCGATTTCCTTCACGGCGTTTTCAACGTTCCGCAGCACCTGCAGCGTGCTTGGCTTGATCGTGAGATTGGCAGGCGGCTGGTATCTGATGTTCGTGAACTGGCCTTCCACCCGGGCTGTTTTTCCCTGGCCGATGCTGAACGCAAATCCGTCGAACTGCTTCAGCGTACACGCCTGAATCCAGTAGTCGGGTATCCGGGTAAGGAGCGGGTGGTCCTTGCAGTTGGCGGCGTCCTTCTGTTGCGCCGCAGCGGGGACGGCGGCAATCGACAGGGCGAGAACGCCCAGCAGCACGTGCGATGTTCTTTTCATGGTCGGATCTTTCTCGTGGTCATGTCGGGGGGGGCCATCGGGGCTGGCGCCGAGTTCACCGCGGCCGCTCGGCGAGCGCGCGGCGCGCGGCCGCAGCCACGCCAGGGACGGGATCGTTCAATAGGCGCTTGAGTTCAGCCGTCTCCTCGTCAGTCGGGCCGATGAGGCCGATCGCATCGGCCGCCGCCTTGCGCAGTTCCGGGTCGTCGCTCCGTAAGACAGGCACCAGAATCGGCAGGTAGGCCGGATCGGCGGTGGAGCCGATCATCTCCAGATCCGCCTTCAAGATGCGAACGGCGTCTGCGCGCAGTTGCGGCGGGCTCTCGGTGCCCATCTGCGCAAAGCGGCGGACGACGTCGGTCCCGGTCTGTTGCGCGTTGGCGAACGGTGATTGCGGCGATGTCTTCGCTGCGCCAGCAGATTCGCTGGCGGTGCGATCTTCAGCGGCTCGATTCGCCGAGCGATTCGCGATCGAGGCCAGGACGATCACCAGCACCAGCACGCCGGCGACCGCGCCCCAGAACTTGCCCATCGTTCCCGGCACCAGCGTTCGTGTCACGGCCAGCGAGCGCTCGAGCGTGGCTTCGCTTTCGGCACGGGCCCTATCGATCGCGGCGACCCGTGCCGTCTGCTCGGATAGGACGGACGCGTTGACCCGCGCATCGTACAGGCTCTCTCCGAGCCGTCCGAAATGTTCGCGGCGCTCCTGCTGCGCGGTGTTCGACTGCTGTGCGGCGCCGTCCAGCCCGGATCGCACACGGCCCAACTCTCCGTCGATCCGCCCGAGCGCGGCCTTCTGCTCGGCGTCGATGCCGGCGATCTGCGAGGCGCATTCCTGGCTCTCGGCCGACAGCCGGCGATCTTCGGCCGCAAGGCCGGGCAGTTCGCTGCGTGCTGCCGTCAGCTTCGGTCCCAGTTCGGCTTGTTCCGCGGCGAGCCGTGACCGTCGCCCGGTGGCCGTCTGCGCCTTCGCGGGATCCGCGCCGCCCGCAGCCAGGTCGCGATCGACGGCCGCGAACTCCGCGGGGATTGCGGCGAGGCGTGCTTCAGCATGGGCCATCGTCCGCTCGCACCCGGCTTTGCGCGACCGGAATTGACCGAGGGCGGCGTCTATCGGATTCTTCTTGTCGAGCACCGCTTGCCGACGGCTGGTGAACGTGTCCACCTCCGCGCGCCGTTCCTGCTCGAGCGAGGCCTTCCTGCTCTCGAGCGCGCTCTTGGTCTGCGAAATCTCGCCGACGCGCGCATCGAGCGCCGTCAGCCGATCGCGCAGCTCGGAGAACGACGAGAGATCGATCTGTTCGTCCCACGCACGCTGTCCCAGCGCCGTCAGCGCCGCCGCGCGCTCCGCCGCCTGCTGCCGAATCGTCCGGCGCATCGTGAAGCGGGCATATCGGCGCTGCAGCTCGTGAAAGCCGGCGGCCAGGAAGTGTCCGCGCGCGATCTCGACGGCGGGCTGCGTGTCCGTCATGTGTGTGTCCTTCAATGAATCGACTGGCCGTAAGTGCGAACTCGATCCACCGCCTGCTGGACGCGCTCCCGCCGCGCGTTTCGTGCGTCCTGATTGTCCTGGTCGGTCGTCTCCTCCTCGGCGCACGGCTTGTTGCAATGCGTGCGCTTTTCGGTGTCGGCCGAGCAGGTGTCCGGATCGTTGCAGTCGGTGTCATCGTCGCCGGACGGCGATCCGCCGTCGCACTTGTCCGCACCGGCGCCGCCGCTACACTGGTCGACGCCGTCTCCGGCCTCCATCTGGTCGTCCCCATCACCGCCGTCGATGATGTCGTCGCCCCCGCCGCCGTCGATGTGATCCGATCCGGCCTCCCCGGACACGCGGTCGTCTCCGGCTTCACCGAAGATCAGATCCATCCCTGGGCCACCGTGAATCTCGTCGTCACCCGGCCCGCCGTGCAGGCCGCAGTCGAGCCCGGACATGCGGATGGTCGTGCCATTGGGGCCCGGAGCCCAGTACACGCCGCAGCCCCTGTCGTCGCCCTCGCCGCCGTCGATGAAATCATTTCCCTCGCCGCCCCCGATGGAGTCCCAGTTGGCCTCCCCGAACAGCCGGTCGTTTCCCCCGTCGCCGAACATGAGGTCCATCCCGGATCCGCCATGGATCTCATCGTTGCCCGGTCCGCCGTGCAGGCCGCAGATGTCGCTGCCGCATCCGTTGGCGTCGCCCTCGCCGCCGTCGATGAAGTCGGCGCCCTCGCCGCCATGGATCGCGTCCAACCCCCCTTGGCCGAACAGGCGGTCGTCACCGCCGTCGCCGTAGATCAGATCGATGCCCGGGCCACCGTGGATCACGTCGTTGCCCGGCCCGCCGTGTAGGCCGCAGATCTCGTCGCCGCATCCGTTGGCGTCGCCGTCGCCGCCCTCGATGTCGTCGTTGCCCTCACCGCCATGGATCGCGTCCAACCCCGCGCCGCCGAACAGGCGGTCGTCACCGGCGTCGCCGTAGATCAGATCGACGCCGGGCCCGCCGTGGATCTCGTCGTTGCCCGGTCCGCCGCGCAGCCCGCACGCGACTCCCGCGGTGCGCACGAGTGTGCCGTTGGTGTCGAAGCTGAAAGAAGCGGGGCACCCGTTGGCGTCGCCCTCGCCGCCGTCGATGAAGTCATTGCCATCGCCGCCGTTGATCGCATCCCACTCGGCGTCGCCGAACAGCCGGTCGTTTCCCTCGTCGCCGAAGATGTGATCCATCCCGGATCCGCCGTGGATCTCATCGTTGCCCGGTCCGCCGCAGATGATGTCGTTGCCGTCTCCGCCGCGGATGACATCGTCGCCGCCGAGTCCGACGATGACATCGTCGCCGGGCGTGCCGGCGAGGACATCGGGGCCCTCAGTGCCGACGATCGTCGCAGGCTGGTCGTTGCACGCGGGCTGAGCCGTCGCGCGATCGGCGCCCACCAAGAGCAGGCCGGCCGCCGCACACACAACGAGCAGGGGTGTCTTCATAGCAGCTTGGCAAATGCTACACCTAGCGGTGGCGCCTGGCAGAGGATTCCATCTGCCGGCTCTTCGTCACCCACGAATTGGGCGGGAAGAGTCCCCGCCTGAGACGATGGGCACGTATAATGCGATAGCCGTTACAAACGGGAGGAGGACACGTGAAGGCGACAGTGCTCGGTCTCGTGCTCGTTGGCCTCGCGACGGGGTCTTGCTCGAAGGCTCCCGCTACGACGGATCAGCCCCTCCTCGGGCATTGGCGCCAGACCTCCGAACAGATCGCGGCTGCCGAGCCCGGCTGGCGTCACGCCGCTCCTGGCGCCGCCCCTGTCGCCGCTGAAGAAGGCAAGGCCGGCGCCACGCGCCAGGTCGATCTGTATATCGACCAGCAGACGATGTGGACCGTGAGTCCCGATGAGCCGACGCGTCAGGAGGTGTACTCGACCTCCAATGTCGACCAGCAGCGCGGCACCCTGGTCTTGCAGGTCGGCCCGCCCGGTGGGGCGGGGACGGCCGCGATGGTGGCGTTTTCCGAGGACCGCAGGCAACTGCGGCAGACCCGGACGATTGCATCGCCCGCCGGAACCTTCAACGTGACGACCGCCTACACTCGCGTGGACGACAAGACGGCACCCTAGGTCTCCCGCCGATCGTGCTGATGCCTTCCGTTGACTCGGCGCCGCGGCGGGTGGCCGCCCTGATCGTCTTGGGAGCGGCGCTCGTCTACGCCAATGCGTTTCAGGGTCTGTTTCATCTCGACGACGCGGCGATCCTCCGAGATCCGCGGATCTCGAGCGTGACGGATTACGTGGCCCACCTGCCGGGAATGATCCGCCCCGCGCTGCGATTCAGCTTCCTCGTCGATCGCGCGGTCTGGGGCGAGAACCCCTCGGGCTATCACCTGCTGAATGTGTTGTTCCACATCGGCAGCGTCTTCTTCTTCTATTTGATCGCGCGGCATCTCGCCGGCGGCGATCCGGGTCCTTCGCGTCGTGCGTCAAGGGAGATTGTCCCCGTCTGGGCCGCGCTGCTGTTTCTCGTTCACCCGATCGCCACCGAGACCGTCACCTACGTCTCGGGACGCGCCACCGGCATGATGGCGTTCTTCTATCTGGCAGGGTTGTACTGCTATCTTCGCGCGACCGCCGCCACGAGACCATCCGAGGCCCGCGTCGCGTCCTGGCCGTACGCGGCTGCGATCGCGTGCTTCGCGCTGTCGCTGCTCTCGAAAGAGATCGCCATTACATTTCCGCTGGCGCTGCTGCTCGTCGAGTTCGTCGCGCGACGGCGGAGGGGTTCCCAATTCCGGCAGGCCGTCTGGCGCTTCCATCTTCCGTTCTGGGGCGTGCTGGCCGGCTTCCTGTGCGCTGCCGCGCTGACGCCGCGCTACGTGTATCTGCTCAGCGTCAGCCGTCATATCCGTCCGATATCCGAGAACCTGATCGCGCAGGTCCACGCCGTGGCCTACGCGCTGACCCTGTTCGTGCTTCCGGGCCGTCTCAGCATCGAGCACAACTTCGCCCCGGCTGGTTCCCTCTTCGTGTGGCCGGCGTTCGGCTCGCTGCTGCTGATCGCGGCGCTTGTGGCAGTGGCAGTGGCGTGCGTGCGCAAACACCCAATCGTGGCGTTCGGCCTCTTCTGGTTCCTCCTCCAGCTTCTGCCCACCAACAGCGTCCTCGCTCGCTACGATCTGCTGAGTGAGCGCAACCTGTATCTGGCAGCGCCGGGCCTCTTTTTCGCGATTGCCTCCTCATGGTCGGCGTGTATCGCATGGGTGATGGAGTCGATGCCGCGTCCAGCGGCGCGCGTCTCGCAAGCCTCCGCGTATGTTCTTCCGTTTGTCCTCGTTCCGCTTCTCGCTATGGCGACGGTGGACCGCAACGCCGTCTACGCGTCGCCGGTCCGGTTCTGGGCCGATGCCGTGCGGAAGGCGCCGTCGAAAGCGAGGCCGCACGTCAATCTGGGATACGCGTACTACCTCGCTGGCGATTTCGACAAGGCGATTTCGGAATTTCGACGGGCGCTGGCGATCGATCGCGACGATCCGGTGGCACAGGCCAACCTGCTCGCTGTCTGGAAACTGAAGGAGACCGAGTGATTAGACTCCGCTCGACGGAAATCGGGCTCACGGAGGCCCCCCGAGGCGCACCAGGCGTGAACCTTGCGTATACTCACGCCAGTTGGAGGCCGCGATGATCAAGCGCATGGCATTAGGCGTGGGGCTGCTGGGGGTGATCCTGCTCGGGCAGGCGACCACGATGGGACAGTCGCGCGGGCCCGTGACGCTCGCGCTTACCGGCGACTCGATCATCACGCAGAGAATCTCGCCGTTCAAGGAGCCGGAGTTCACCGGCCTCATGGACATGATCCGCGGCGCCGACGCCGCGTTCACCAACCTCGAAACGCTGTTCCACGACTACGAAGCGCCGCCGGCGCACGAGAGCGGCGGCACGTGGATGCGCACCGATCCGCCGATCCTCAAGGATCTGGCGTGGGCCGGGTTCGACCTGGTCTCGCGTGCCAACAACCACGCCGGCGACTTCGGGCCGCTCGGCGCGCAGATCACGAGCAAGTACGTTCGCGAGGCCGGGCTGGTCGAAGCCGGAGTGGGCAACAGCCTGACCGAAGCCCGCGAGGCGAAGTTCCTGGAAACGCCGCGCGCGCGCATCGCGCTGATCGCGGCCGCGTCCACGTTCACGCCGCATTCGCGCGCCGGCAATACGCGCGGCGACATGCCGGCGCGGCCTGGCCTGAGCCCGCTGCGCTTCACCACCACCTACGTCGTTTCTCCGGATCGGCTCGCTGATTTGAAGCGGGTCGCGTCGGAGTTGTCCGGACAACCACCGGCCGCCGGGGACACGTTGAACTTTGGCGGACGCCGCTACGAGTCGGGCGCCACGCCCGGGCCGCGGACCGAGCCCAACCAGCAGGACGTCGAGGAGATCGCGCGGGTGGTTCGTTCCGCCGCCACGCTTGCCGACATCGTGATCGTCTCGCTGCACGGCCACGAGAGCGGCGTCAACCGGTCCGTGCCGGCGGACTTCATCCCCATCTT
Encoded proteins:
- a CDS encoding CapA family protein translates to MALGVGLLGVILLGQATTMGQSRGPVTLALTGDSIITQRISPFKEPEFTGLMDMIRGADAAFTNLETLFHDYEAPPAHESGGTWMRTDPPILKDLAWAGFDLVSRANNHAGDFGPLGAQITSKYVREAGLVEAGVGNSLTEAREAKFLETPRARIALIAAASTFTPHSRAGNTRGDMPARPGLSPLRFTTTYVVSPDRLADLKRVASELSGQPPAAGDTLNFGGRRYESGATPGPRTEPNQQDVEEIARVVRSAATLADIVIVSLHGHESGVNRSVPADFIPIFARAVIDAGADVFVGHGPHVLRGVEIYKGKPILYSLSNFIFQNETLLRMPADSYEQYSLGDEAQASDYLDARYDKDRRSFPADRDYWDSVLATTKWDGGKFVELQLQPITLGYQTSRAERGRPKLATGADAARILEALTTRSKAFGATVTVRNGVGIVTPTP